A genome region from Hoplias malabaricus isolate fHopMal1 chromosome 8, fHopMal1.hap1, whole genome shotgun sequence includes the following:
- the LOC136705953 gene encoding cystatin-like, with protein sequence MSVKLVAVVLVLSLVAEGSKLPGAPMAADMNDPEVQKALHFAIAQHNRVSNDMWISHVTKVLSVHKQIVAGMKYLFTVEMARTSCRKGRQKEVFQTHCDSQVARPHVCKLAVWTQAWIKKIQVTEDTCL encoded by the exons ATGTCGGTGAAGCTGGTGGCTGTGGTGCTGGTCCTCTCCCTGGTTGCGGAGGGCTCTAAGCTGCCGGGAGCGCCAATGGCCGCGGACATGAATGATCCAGAGGTTCAGAAGGCACTGCACTTTGCCATTGCTCAGCACAACCGGGTCAGCAATGACATGTGGATCAGCCACGTGACCAAGGTCCTAAGCGTCCATAAGCAG ATTGTTGCTGGAATGAAGTACCTCTTCACGGTGGAGATGGCCCGGACGTCCTGCAGAAAGGGGCGGCAGAAGGAGGTGTTTCAAACCCATTGTGACTCTCAAGTTGCACGA CCCCACGTGTGTAAGCTTGCCGTCTGGACCCAGGCCTGGATCAAGAAGATACAAGTCACGGAGGACACCTGCCTGTAG